The Dioscorea cayenensis subsp. rotundata cultivar TDr96_F1 chromosome 19, TDr96_F1_v2_PseudoChromosome.rev07_lg8_w22 25.fasta, whole genome shotgun sequence genome includes a window with the following:
- the LOC120284020 gene encoding phenylalanine--tRNA ligase beta subunit, cytoplasmic-like, translating into MSMVGVFLWIFHFSDTDRYMGKYTVVLIQSVVVYMDFKTYDVIMYLVFVLVNLVNLLSQVHYLNCIRVLLLHPIINGAHSAISLQTRNVFIKYTATNLTKVKIVLNTYVTMFSEYCQEKFEVEPVTVVHSDGCTSIYPDPSITNMKVDLSNISGSIGVSLPEQEVPFLLEFIHLLKKMQLQTEESLSQSGKYNIIVSIPPTRSDILHPHDVMEGVAITYGYNNIPKSKPKCLTKGGRQPLNKFSDKIRAETQLAGYLKALTWILCSHEENFSMLKQVDLGNAISVANPCSSEFQVVRNSLMSGLLKTLKHNKDHAKPIKIFEVGDVVIIDESNDVGAANNRRLAALYCNVYSGFEEIMGLVERIMTIMGSLKLHLKLTEFFPNRQCSISFKVKKIGNFGIVHPEVLSEFKIQDPCSFLEIDIPSVL; encoded by the exons ATGTCGATGGTTGGTGTATTTCTCTGGATTTTTCACTTTAGTGATACTGACAGGTACATGGGCAAGTATACAG TTGTGCTTATACAG TCTGTAGTTGTGTACATGGATTTTAAAACCTATGATGTCATCATGTACTTGGTGTTTGTTCTTGTGAATTTAGTTAATCTGCTATCACAAGTACACTATCTTAACTGCATAAGGGTTTTATTACTACATCCAATTATTAATGGTGCACATTCAGCAATCAGTTTGCAAACAAGAAATGTATTCATTAAATACACAGCTACTAATCTAACAAAGGTAAAAATTGTTCTAAATA CATATGTGACAATGTTTTCGGAGTATTGCCAAGAAAAGTTCGAAGTTGAACCTGTTACAGTTGTACACTCTGATGGATGTACGAGCATTTATCCTGATCCTTCAATTACCAACATGAAGGTTGACCTTTCAAATATTAGTGGTTCAATAGGAGTTTCATTGCCAGAACAGGAGGTGCCATTTCTGCTTGAGT TCATTCACTTATTGAAGAAAATGCAACTTCAAACCGAAGAGTCATTATCTCAGAGTGGAAagtataatattattgtttcaatACCTCCCACTAGAAGTGATATTCTTCATCCCCATGATGTCATGGAG GGTGTTGCTATTACTTATGGTTATAACAATATTCCAAAATCAAAGCCTAAATGTTTGACAAAGGGAGGGCGACAACCATTGAACAAATTTTCTGATAAGATCCGAGCAGAGACACAGTT GGCTGGTTATTTGAAGGCGTTGACATGGATTTTGTGCTCACACGAAGAAAACTTCAGTATGTTGAAGCAAGTGGATTTGGGGAATGCAATTAGCGTTGCAAATCCTTGTTCATCTGAGTTTCAG GTTGTTCGGAATAGTCTGATGTCGGGGttattaaaaaccctaaaacataACAAGGATCACGCAAAGCCCATTAAG ATATTTGAAGTGGGTGATGTTGTCATAATTGATGAATCCAATGATGTTGGTGCGGCAAATAATCGTCGACTTGCAGCATTGTACTGCAATGTATACTCCGGATTTGAG GAAATTATGGGCTTGGTTGAGAGAATAATGACAATTATGGGCTCCTTGAAATT GCATTTGAAGCTAACTGAATTCTTCCCCAACAGACAATGTAGCATCAGTTTCAAGGTAAAAAAGATCGGCAACTTTGGCATTGTTCATCCAGAG GTTTTGTCCGAGTTCAAAATACAGGACCCTTGCTCATTTCTTGAGATTGACATCCCGTCCGTGCTATGA